Proteins co-encoded in one Gemmatimonadaceae bacterium genomic window:
- the paaD gene encoding 1,2-phenylacetyl-CoA epoxidase subunit PaaD codes for MNAARPGRDDVLRILGTVMDPEVPVLSVVELGIIRDVDVGDAGVKITITPTYSGCPAMHTMEEDMRGALAGHGITAVEFQTVYAPAWTSDWIPAEAREKLRRFGIAPPGPADQGGLIALTRRAAPVACPYCGSANTERRSEFGSTACKAIHFCNACSQPFDEFKPF; via the coding sequence GTGAACGCCGCGCGTCCGGGTCGCGACGACGTCCTGCGCATCCTCGGCACGGTGATGGACCCCGAGGTGCCGGTGCTCAGCGTGGTCGAACTCGGCATCATCCGCGATGTGGACGTGGGCGACGCCGGCGTGAAGATCACCATCACCCCCACGTATTCCGGCTGTCCCGCCATGCACACCATGGAAGAGGACATGCGCGGCGCGCTCGCCGGCCACGGCATCACCGCGGTGGAGTTCCAGACGGTGTACGCACCGGCGTGGACCAGCGACTGGATTCCCGCCGAGGCTCGTGAGAAGCTCCGCCGGTTCGGCATCGCTCCGCCGGGCCCCGCCGATCAGGGCGGGTTGATCGCCCTCACTCGGCGCGCGGCGCCCGTGGCGTGCCCGTACTGCGGATCGGCGAATACCGAGCGCCGGAGCGAATTCGGGTCCACCGCGTGCAAGGCCATCCACTTCTGCAACGCCTGCAGCCAGCCGTTCGACGAGTTCAAGCCGTTCTGA
- the hppD gene encoding 4-hydroxyphenylpyruvate dioxygenase produces the protein MATQTLPAPAQAHDTFPINGTDYIEFYVGNAKQASLYYRAAFGFKLVAYRGPETGTRDRASYVLQQGKVRFVLTTAIRPDGDVARHVHEHGDGVKDLALWVNNAKTAYAKAIKRGAVSVREPEVIRDEHGEVVIAAIRTYGETIHSLVERKKYKGAFLPGFVAVDPAYQGRSVGLKYVDHCVGNVELGAMNQWVGFYENVLGFYNLISFDDKAITTEYSALMSKVVSNGNGRIKFPLNEPAAGRKKSQIDEYLEFYRGPGVQHIAMETGDIVKTVSKLKKNGVEFLPVPSTYYDTVLDRVGHIDEDIAPLKELGILVDRDDEGYLLQIFSKPVEDRPTVFFEIIQRKGAKSFGAGNFKALFEAIEREQGLRGNL, from the coding sequence ATGGCCACCCAGACCCTTCCGGCGCCGGCTCAGGCGCATGATACGTTCCCGATCAACGGAACCGACTACATCGAGTTCTACGTCGGCAACGCCAAGCAGGCGAGCCTGTACTACCGCGCCGCCTTCGGGTTCAAGCTCGTCGCCTACCGCGGCCCCGAGACCGGCACGCGCGACCGCGCCAGCTACGTGCTCCAGCAGGGCAAGGTGCGGTTCGTGCTCACCACGGCCATCCGCCCCGACGGCGACGTCGCCCGTCACGTCCACGAGCACGGCGACGGGGTGAAGGACCTGGCCCTCTGGGTCAACAACGCCAAGACCGCGTACGCCAAGGCCATCAAGCGCGGCGCCGTGTCGGTGCGCGAGCCCGAGGTCATCCGCGACGAGCACGGCGAGGTGGTGATCGCCGCGATTCGCACCTACGGCGAGACCATCCATTCGCTGGTGGAGCGCAAGAAGTACAAGGGCGCGTTCCTGCCCGGATTCGTGGCCGTCGACCCCGCGTACCAGGGTCGGTCGGTGGGCCTCAAGTACGTGGACCACTGCGTGGGCAACGTCGAACTCGGCGCCATGAACCAGTGGGTGGGCTTCTACGAGAACGTGCTCGGCTTCTACAACCTGATCTCGTTCGACGACAAGGCCATCACCACCGAGTACTCGGCGTTGATGTCCAAGGTCGTATCGAACGGCAACGGGCGCATCAAGTTCCCGCTCAACGAGCCGGCGGCCGGCCGCAAGAAGTCGCAGATCGACGAGTACCTGGAGTTCTACCGCGGCCCGGGCGTGCAGCACATCGCCATGGAGACCGGCGATATCGTCAAGACTGTCTCCAAGCTCAAGAAGAACGGCGTGGAATTCCTCCCGGTGCCGTCCACGTATTACGACACCGTGCTCGACCGCGTGGGCCACATCGACGAGGACATCGCGCCGCTCAAGGAGCTGGGCATCCTCGTGGACCGCGACGACGAGGGGTACCTGCTGCAGATCTTCAGCAAGCCCGTGGAAGACCGCCCCACGGTGTTCTTCGAGATCATCCAGCGCAAGGGCGCCAAGAGCTTCGGCGCCGGCAATTTCAAGGCGCTGTTCGAAGCCATCGAGCGCGAGCAGGGACTGCGCGGGAACCTCTGA
- the paaC gene encoding 1,2-phenylacetyl-CoA epoxidase subunit PaaC yields MSEPIVAAPRTTAVANPLFEYIVRMADDRLVLGHRLSEWCGHGPILEEDIALSNIALDFIGQASAMLALAGQVEGKGRDEDALAYFRDEHDFRNALLVEQPNGDFGATVVRQFLFDAHSVLSLDALARCAHPQLAALAAKSLKEDRYHLRHSSEWMLRLGDGTAESHARVQRALDELWRFTGELFESDAIDTAVAAQGIVVDHESIRARWHDIVADVVKRATLTLPGNVPMASGGRRGRHSEHLGHLLAEMQIVARSHPGASW; encoded by the coding sequence GTGAGCGAACCCATCGTCGCCGCTCCCCGCACGACGGCGGTGGCCAATCCGCTGTTCGAGTACATCGTGCGCATGGCCGACGACCGCCTCGTGCTCGGTCATCGGCTCTCCGAGTGGTGCGGACACGGCCCGATTCTCGAAGAGGACATCGCGCTCTCCAACATCGCGCTCGATTTCATCGGCCAGGCCAGCGCGATGTTGGCGCTGGCCGGCCAGGTGGAAGGGAAGGGGCGCGACGAGGACGCGCTGGCGTACTTCCGCGACGAGCATGACTTCCGCAACGCGCTGCTCGTGGAGCAGCCCAACGGCGACTTCGGCGCCACGGTCGTGCGCCAGTTCCTGTTCGACGCTCACAGCGTGCTGTCCCTCGACGCCCTGGCGCGGTGCGCCCACCCGCAACTCGCGGCGCTCGCCGCCAAGAGTCTCAAGGAAGATCGCTACCACCTGCGGCACAGCAGCGAGTGGATGCTCCGCCTGGGCGACGGAACCGCGGAGAGTCACGCCCGCGTGCAGCGCGCCCTCGACGAGCTGTGGCGGTTCACGGGCGAGCTGTTCGAGTCCGACGCGATTGACACCGCCGTGGCCGCCCAGGGCATCGTCGTGGACCACGAGTCCATCCGCGCGCGCTGGCACGACATCGTGGCCGACGTGGTGAAACGCGCCACGCTCACGCTCCCCGGCAACGTACCCATGGCCTCGGGCGGCCGCCGCGGCCGGCACAGCGAGCACCTCGGCCACCTGCTGGCCGAAATGCAGATCGTCGCCCGCTCGCACCCCGGCGCCAGCTGGTGA
- a CDS encoding enoyl-CoA hydratase/isomerase family protein, translated as MHANDRAAVGTAGDVTLEISHGIATVAFGHPKGNALPGALLRMLAVQIAAAGADPRAQVIVLRSEGTGPFCAGASFDELAAIQDAESGKEFFSGFARVILAMIRAPKFIVTRVHGKVAGGGVGLVAASDFSVAVRAASARLSELAVGIGPFVVGPVIERKIGLAAFSAMAVDADWRDAAWCERHGLYSRVYADAGEMDAGLDALVATLAKSNPDAMAQLKRVFWTGTEEWELLLTERAEMSGTLVLSEFTRSAIGAFKNR; from the coding sequence ATGCATGCCAACGACCGCGCCGCCGTGGGCACCGCCGGCGACGTGACACTCGAGATATCCCACGGGATCGCGACCGTCGCGTTCGGCCATCCCAAGGGGAATGCGCTGCCCGGGGCGCTGCTCCGGATGCTCGCGGTGCAGATCGCGGCCGCCGGCGCCGACCCTCGGGCCCAGGTGATCGTGCTGCGGAGCGAGGGCACGGGTCCGTTCTGCGCCGGCGCCTCGTTCGACGAACTGGCGGCCATCCAGGACGCGGAGTCGGGCAAGGAATTCTTCAGCGGGTTCGCGCGCGTGATCCTGGCGATGATCCGGGCGCCCAAGTTCATCGTGACGCGGGTGCACGGGAAGGTGGCCGGCGGCGGCGTGGGGCTGGTGGCCGCTTCGGACTTCAGCGTGGCCGTGCGCGCGGCATCGGCCAGACTCAGCGAACTGGCGGTGGGGATCGGGCCGTTCGTGGTGGGACCGGTGATCGAGCGGAAGATCGGGCTGGCCGCGTTCAGCGCGATGGCCGTGGACGCCGACTGGCGCGACGCGGCGTGGTGCGAGCGGCACGGGCTCTACTCGCGGGTGTATGCGGATGCGGGGGAGATGGACGCGGGGCTCGACGCGCTGGTCGCGACGCTGGCCAAATCGAATCCCGACGCGATGGCACAGCTCAAGCGCGTGTTCTGGACCGGCACCGAGGAGTGGGAACTGCTGCTCACCGAGCGCGCCGAGATGAGCGGGACGTTGGTGCTGTCGGAGTTCACGCGGAGCGCGATCGGGGCGTTCAAGAACCGATAG
- the paaB gene encoding 1,2-phenylacetyl-CoA epoxidase subunit PaaB: MANDSNADVTDDSQWPLWEVFTQSKQGAPHEHAGSVHAADAEQALQNARDVYARRGEAISLWVVPTSAIVASMPGDAGPFFDPGNDKAYRHPQFYKVPRGVRGL; encoded by the coding sequence ATGGCCAACGATTCGAACGCCGACGTGACCGACGACAGCCAGTGGCCGCTCTGGGAAGTGTTCACCCAGAGCAAGCAGGGCGCGCCCCATGAGCACGCCGGCAGCGTGCACGCCGCCGACGCCGAGCAGGCGCTGCAGAACGCCCGTGACGTGTATGCGCGCCGCGGCGAGGCGATCAGCCTCTGGGTGGTGCCCACGAGCGCCATCGTCGCCTCCATGCCGGGCGACGCCGGCCCGTTCTTCGACCCCGGCAACGACAAGGCGTACCGGCATCCGCAGTTCTACAAGGTGCCGCGCGGAGTGCGCGGGCTGTGA
- the paaA gene encoding 1,2-phenylacetyl-CoA epoxidase subunit PaaA — protein MDQKPQATAEDPVKLSEFEARIAAGESIEPKDWMPERYRKQLTRMMSQHAHSEIVGMLPEGNWITRAPSLRRKMSLIAKVQDEAGHGLYIYCGTETLGVDRTELVDQLLDGRAKYSSIFNYPTLSWADMGVIGWLVDGAAIVNQTVLAKASYGPYARAMIRICKEENFHKRQGYEIVATLANGTPAQKAMVQESVNRWWWPSLMMFGPSDKDSPNSAELLRWKVKHKTNDELRQRFVNLTVPQAQAVHLTLPDPDLTYNEATKDWEFGEIDWTEFYEVIKGNGPCNRERLEARRAAHENGRWVRDAASAHALKHRAATGTEAA, from the coding sequence ATGGACCAGAAGCCGCAGGCCACCGCCGAAGATCCCGTCAAGCTCTCGGAGTTCGAGGCGCGCATCGCCGCCGGCGAGTCCATCGAGCCCAAGGACTGGATGCCGGAGCGCTACCGCAAGCAGCTCACGCGCATGATGTCGCAGCACGCCCACTCCGAAATCGTGGGCATGCTCCCCGAAGGCAACTGGATCACCCGCGCCCCCAGCCTCCGCCGCAAGATGTCGCTCATCGCCAAGGTGCAGGACGAGGCCGGCCACGGGCTGTACATCTACTGCGGCACCGAGACGCTGGGCGTCGATCGCACCGAACTCGTGGATCAGCTTCTCGACGGACGCGCCAAGTACTCCAGCATCTTCAACTACCCCACGCTCAGTTGGGCCGACATGGGCGTCATCGGGTGGCTGGTGGACGGCGCCGCCATCGTCAATCAGACGGTGCTGGCCAAGGCGTCGTACGGACCCTATGCGCGCGCCATGATCCGCATCTGCAAAGAAGAGAACTTCCACAAGCGCCAGGGCTACGAGATCGTCGCCACGCTCGCCAACGGCACCCCCGCCCAGAAGGCCATGGTGCAGGAGTCGGTGAACCGCTGGTGGTGGCCGTCGCTCATGATGTTCGGCCCCAGCGACAAGGACTCGCCCAACTCCGCCGAGCTGCTGCGCTGGAAGGTCAAGCACAAGACCAACGACGAACTCCGCCAGCGCTTCGTGAACCTCACGGTGCCGCAGGCGCAGGCGGTCCACCTCACGCTGCCCGATCCCGATCTCACATACAACGAAGCGACCAAGGATTGGGAGTTCGGCGAGATCGACTGGACCGAGTTCTATGAGGTGATCAAGGGCAACGGGCCGTGCAATCGCGAGCGCCTCGAGGCGCGGCGCGCCGCGCACGAGAACGGCCGTTGGGTGCGGGACGCCGCCTCCGCCCATGCCCTCAAGCATCGCGCCGCCACGGGCACCGAAGCCGCCTGA
- a CDS encoding 3-hydroxyacyl-CoA dehydrogenase NAD-binding domain-containing protein, whose amino-acid sequence MPLGADTVVGVVGAGAMGAGIAQVAATRGHSVILSDAIPGALDRARAALDASLTRQVDKGTLSREQAAAALARVTWVAGIGEAEWARFAPCGLVVEAILEDLTLKKAVFSALERVVAPDAVLATNTSSLSVAALSSACTQAGRVVGIHFFNPAPVMPLVEIVGAITSDPAVTAEARRFIDGWGKTTVVAADTPGFIVNRIARPFYGEALRIAEEGIADYATIDWALRDTAGFKMGPFELMDFIGNDVNYAVTCSVFEAMYYDPRYRPALTQRRLVEAGRLGRKTRRGYYDYRDGAAAPTPTRDAALAKRVVDRVVAMLVNEAVDALHLRVATAADIERAMTTGVNYPKGLLAWGDEIGVRAVLQRITALQEEYGEDRYRPSPLLRRLAKEARRILQ is encoded by the coding sequence ATGCCGCTCGGGGCCGACACGGTAGTGGGCGTGGTGGGCGCCGGCGCGATGGGCGCCGGGATCGCGCAGGTGGCCGCCACGCGCGGCCATTCCGTCATCCTCTCCGATGCGATTCCGGGCGCGCTCGATCGTGCGCGCGCCGCGCTCGACGCATCCCTCACCCGCCAGGTCGACAAAGGCACACTCAGCCGCGAACAGGCGGCCGCCGCGCTCGCCCGCGTCACATGGGTGGCCGGAATCGGCGAGGCCGAGTGGGCGCGGTTCGCGCCCTGCGGGCTCGTCGTCGAGGCGATTCTCGAAGACCTCACCCTCAAGAAGGCCGTGTTCTCGGCCCTCGAACGCGTCGTCGCGCCCGACGCCGTGCTGGCCACCAACACATCGTCCCTGTCGGTGGCCGCGCTCTCTTCGGCGTGCACGCAGGCCGGGCGCGTCGTGGGCATCCACTTCTTCAATCCGGCTCCGGTGATGCCGCTCGTCGAGATCGTCGGCGCCATCACCAGCGATCCGGCGGTCACCGCCGAGGCCCGGCGGTTCATCGACGGGTGGGGCAAGACCACCGTCGTCGCTGCCGACACGCCGGGATTCATCGTCAATCGCATCGCGCGCCCGTTCTACGGCGAAGCGCTGCGCATCGCCGAAGAGGGCATCGCCGATTACGCCACCATCGACTGGGCCCTGCGCGACACCGCGGGTTTCAAAATGGGCCCGTTCGAGCTCATGGACTTCATCGGCAACGACGTGAACTACGCCGTCACCTGCTCGGTGTTCGAAGCCATGTACTACGATCCCCGCTATCGTCCCGCGCTCACCCAGCGGCGGCTGGTCGAGGCGGGGCGGCTGGGCCGCAAGACCCGGCGCGGCTACTACGACTACCGCGACGGCGCCGCCGCTCCCACTCCCACCCGCGACGCCGCGCTCGCCAAGCGCGTCGTGGACCGGGTCGTCGCCATGCTGGTCAATGAGGCCGTCGACGCGCTGCATCTGCGCGTGGCCACGGCCGCCGACATCGAGCGGGCGATGACGACGGGCGTGAACTACCCCAAGGGCCTGCTCGCCTGGGGCGACGAGATCGGCGTGCGCGCCGTCCTCCAGCGCATCACCGCCCTCCAGGAAGAATACGGCGAGGATCGCTACCGGCCGAGCCCGCTCCTGCGGCGCCTCGCCAAGGAAGCGCGGAGAATTCTCCAGTGA
- a CDS encoding hotdog fold thioesterase, with protein MTAAGSAEQALAETVVRGMLARDEFSRWLGVELIDLAPGRCSLRMKVRGEMVNGFGVSHGGIVYSLADSALAFASNTNGRVTVSIENSIGYPVAVHPGNILTAIAVEDSAANRVAFYTVTVRNEAGVAVALFRGTVYRTRQSHLPQPATP; from the coding sequence GTGACCGCGGCCGGGTCGGCGGAGCAGGCGCTCGCCGAGACCGTGGTGCGCGGGATGCTGGCCCGCGACGAGTTCAGCCGCTGGCTGGGGGTGGAGCTGATCGATCTCGCCCCCGGGCGCTGCTCGCTCCGCATGAAGGTCCGCGGCGAGATGGTGAACGGCTTCGGCGTGTCGCACGGCGGCATCGTGTACTCGCTGGCCGACAGCGCGCTCGCGTTCGCCTCCAACACCAACGGGCGCGTCACCGTGAGCATCGAGAACAGCATCGGCTATCCGGTGGCGGTGCACCCCGGCAACATCCTCACCGCGATCGCGGTGGAGGACAGCGCCGCCAATCGCGTGGCCTTCTACACGGTCACCGTGCGCAACGAGGCCGGGGTCGCCGTGGCACTCTTCCGGGGCACCGTGTACCGCACCCGGCAATCGCACCTCCCTCAACCCGCCACCCCATGA
- a CDS encoding transketolase C-terminal domain-containing protein yields MPTKSPSKSAAAAPGAAVNPNFDWRKIAYHTLVSRALDDVEETTNKNRASVPKDHLVLYQFSARGHDMAQAILGSLLTGTHDAAGAYYRSRPLLLSMGLGIEDALASPLGRSGGFSDGRDIGVVCNMPRRSGPMVLPMSGDVGSQYTPAAGWAQAITYHRDTLNDRSYAGCLSVALGGEGSVATNGFWSALTMATTLNLPMLFYIEDNGLGISVKGQMQTPGGDIAKNLASFGNLFVRDGDGTDPAEASRLLETVTDHVRAGRGPALIRLTVPRLCSHSGPDNQKGYRTAAEIAADAARDPLPRLRDYLVPAVMSAGDWSALEADVARDVDRALAGARARPAPAPETVKRFLYAEAHRDGDPETVGGLSDADLAALGGSDTPSADGDMVRFAEAVRRTLKAEMARNPKVLVFGEDVGVKGGVHLVTEGLQKAFGADRVFDTSLSEEGIVGRAVGMAMAGLMPVAEIQFRKYADPATEQLNNCGTMRWRTANQFAAPIVVRMPGGFGKDVGDPWHSLSDEVRFAHAIGWQLAMPSNAADAVGLLRSAMRGRNPTIFFEHRSLLMTSDGSAHYPGDDYVLPFGKANRLRAGERITVVSWGAMALRCVEAVDRLGAGAGVDLYDLRTIAPWDRDAILESVTRTGRCLIVHEDTITAGFGAEIAATVAREAFWHLDAPVDRLAVDDVPMPYHPVLLDAVLPSVEGIAARIEALLAT; encoded by the coding sequence ATGCCCACGAAGTCGCCGTCCAAGTCCGCTGCCGCCGCGCCAGGCGCGGCCGTCAATCCCAACTTCGATTGGCGGAAGATCGCCTACCACACGCTGGTGTCGCGCGCCCTCGACGACGTCGAGGAGACGACGAACAAGAATCGCGCGTCGGTGCCCAAGGATCACCTGGTGCTCTACCAGTTCTCGGCGCGCGGGCACGACATGGCGCAGGCGATTCTGGGTTCGCTGCTCACGGGCACGCACGATGCGGCGGGCGCGTACTACCGGTCGCGGCCGCTGTTGCTCTCGATGGGCCTGGGGATCGAGGACGCGCTGGCCAGTCCGCTGGGCCGCTCGGGCGGGTTCAGCGACGGCCGCGATATCGGGGTGGTGTGCAACATGCCGCGGCGCAGCGGGCCGATGGTGCTGCCGATGTCGGGCGACGTGGGCTCGCAGTACACGCCCGCGGCGGGCTGGGCGCAGGCCATCACCTACCACCGCGACACGCTCAACGACCGATCGTACGCGGGATGTCTTAGCGTGGCCCTCGGGGGCGAAGGCTCGGTGGCGACCAACGGGTTCTGGTCGGCGCTGACGATGGCCACGACGCTCAACCTGCCGATGCTGTTCTACATCGAAGACAACGGGCTGGGCATCTCCGTGAAGGGGCAGATGCAGACGCCGGGCGGCGACATCGCGAAAAACCTGGCCTCGTTCGGCAATCTGTTCGTGCGCGACGGCGACGGCACCGACCCCGCCGAAGCATCACGGCTGCTCGAGACCGTGACGGACCATGTGCGCGCAGGCCGGGGTCCGGCGCTGATCCGGCTCACCGTGCCGCGGCTGTGCAGCCATTCCGGCCCCGACAATCAGAAGGGATATCGCACGGCGGCCGAGATCGCGGCCGACGCGGCGCGCGATCCGCTGCCGCGGCTGCGCGACTATCTCGTGCCGGCGGTGATGTCGGCCGGAGACTGGAGCGCGCTCGAAGCCGACGTCGCGCGCGACGTGGACCGGGCGCTGGCCGGGGCGCGGGCTCGTCCGGCGCCCGCGCCGGAGACGGTGAAGCGGTTCCTGTACGCCGAGGCGCATCGGGACGGCGACCCCGAGACCGTGGGCGGGCTGTCGGACGCCGATCTCGCCGCGCTTGGCGGATCGGACACGCCGTCCGCCGACGGCGACATGGTGCGGTTTGCCGAGGCGGTGCGGCGCACGCTCAAGGCCGAGATGGCGCGCAATCCCAAGGTGCTGGTGTTCGGTGAGGACGTGGGGGTGAAGGGCGGCGTGCACCTGGTGACCGAAGGGCTGCAGAAGGCATTCGGGGCCGATCGGGTGTTCGACACCAGCCTCTCCGAAGAAGGCATCGTGGGGCGGGCCGTGGGCATGGCGATGGCGGGGCTGATGCCGGTGGCGGAAATCCAGTTCCGCAAGTATGCGGATCCGGCCACGGAGCAGCTCAACAACTGCGGCACCATGCGGTGGCGCACGGCCAACCAGTTCGCGGCGCCGATCGTGGTGCGCATGCCGGGCGGATTCGGGAAGGACGTGGGCGACCCGTGGCACAGCCTGAGCGACGAGGTGCGGTTCGCGCACGCCATCGGGTGGCAACTGGCCATGCCGTCCAACGCCGCCGACGCGGTGGGGCTGTTGCGGTCGGCGATGCGCGGCCGGAACCCGACCATCTTCTTCGAGCATCGGTCGCTGCTGATGACGAGCGACGGCAGCGCGCACTATCCGGGCGATGACTACGTGCTCCCGTTCGGCAAGGCGAACCGGCTGCGCGCCGGGGAGCGGATCACGGTGGTGAGTTGGGGCGCGATGGCGCTGCGGTGCGTGGAGGCCGTGGACCGGCTGGGGGCCGGGGCGGGCGTGGACCTGTACGATCTGCGGACGATCGCGCCCTGGGACCGCGATGCCATATTGGAATCCGTAACGCGGACCGGCCGGTGCCTGATCGTGCACGAAGACACGATCACGGCGGGGTTCGGCGCCGAGATCGCGGCGACGGTGGCGCGTGAGGCGTTCTGGCATCTGGATGCGCCGGTGGACCGGCTGGCGGTGGACGACGTGCCGATGCCGTACCACCCGGTGCTGCTGGACGCGGTGCTGCCCAGTGTGGAGGGGATCGCGGCGCGGATCGAGGCATTGCTGGCGACGTAG
- a CDS encoding homogentisate 1,2-dioxygenase, whose protein sequence is MPFYHTLGQIPRKRHTVFRKPDGGLYAEQLMGHEGFTGTSALLYHVYPPTTVKSVKRLREMKYEPDPDHTLKHRHFRTSGIKPHGSPTLDRTPLLFNRDIAMLYVEPTERDEHFYRNAQGDEVVYVAKGSGVLETQFGDLPFGEGDYVVIHRGIMHRYQLNTDEQAKLLVFESRGHVRTPQRYRNEFGQLKEGAPYSERDIRIPEELRTHDEKGDFRLLVKQYNGLNEYVIDHHPLDVVGWDGYFYPWAFNIRDYEPIVGRVHQPPPVHQTFEGDGFVICSFCPRPYDFDPNSVPAPYNHSNVDSDEVLYYASSEFMSRKGIEFGSITHHPDGIPHGPHPGRAEASIGAKYTDELAVMMDSFRPLTVARAALPIEDPEYFRSWVDAQHAAFNPPTS, encoded by the coding sequence ATGCCCTTCTACCATACGCTGGGCCAGATCCCTCGCAAACGGCACACCGTCTTCCGCAAGCCGGACGGCGGATTGTACGCCGAACAGTTGATGGGCCACGAAGGCTTCACCGGCACCTCGGCGCTGCTGTATCACGTGTATCCGCCCACCACCGTGAAGTCGGTCAAACGGCTGCGCGAGATGAAATACGAGCCCGATCCCGACCATACGCTCAAGCACCGTCACTTCCGCACCTCGGGCATCAAGCCGCACGGCAGTCCCACGCTCGACCGCACGCCGCTCCTGTTCAACCGCGACATCGCGATGCTGTACGTGGAGCCCACCGAGCGCGACGAGCACTTCTATCGCAATGCGCAGGGCGACGAGGTGGTGTACGTCGCCAAGGGGAGCGGCGTCCTCGAGACGCAGTTCGGCGACCTCCCCTTCGGCGAGGGCGACTACGTCGTCATCCACCGCGGCATCATGCACCGCTACCAGCTCAACACCGACGAGCAGGCCAAGCTCCTGGTGTTCGAGAGCCGCGGCCACGTGCGCACGCCGCAGCGCTACCGCAACGAGTTCGGCCAGCTCAAGGAGGGCGCGCCCTACTCCGAGCGCGACATCCGCATTCCCGAGGAGTTGCGCACGCACGACGAGAAGGGCGACTTCCGCCTACTCGTCAAGCAGTACAACGGGCTCAACGAATACGTCATCGATCACCATCCGCTCGATGTCGTGGGCTGGGACGGCTACTTCTATCCATGGGCGTTCAACATCCGCGACTACGAGCCGATCGTGGGACGCGTGCACCAGCCGCCTCCGGTGCACCAGACCTTCGAGGGCGACGGGTTCGTGATCTGCTCGTTCTGCCCGCGCCCGTACGATTTCGATCCCAACTCGGTGCCGGCGCCGTACAACCACAGCAACGTGGATTCCGACGAGGTGCTGTACTACGCCTCCAGCGAGTTCATGAGCCGCAAGGGCATCGAGTTCGGCAGCATCACGCACCACCCCGACGGGATCCCGCATGGTCCCCACCCGGGCCGCGCCGAGGCCTCGATCGGCGCCAAATACACCGACGAGTTGGCCGTGATGATGGACAGCTTCCGGCCGCTCACGGTTGCCAGAGCCGCGCTCCCCATCGAGGACCCGGAGTACTTCCGGAGCTGGGTCGACGCCCAGCACGCGGCCTTCAATCCACCGACTTCCTGA
- a CDS encoding enoyl-CoA hydratase-related protein, whose product MAYQFITCTLSESVATITLDRPDVLNSFNRAMALELQLTLGALAKDPMVRAILLTGNGRAFCAGQDLGEAVPAAGPLPDLGDIVHDGYNPIVRLIRAIEKPVICAVNGVAAGAGANLALACDILIAAEEASFIQSFSKIGLIPDTGGTFFLPRLVGFHRATAMMMLGEKVSAARAKELGMVHDVVPHSVLHDTALGLARNLAAQATRGFGLTKRALNRSLGNDLDSQLEFEEELQREAGRTRDYEEGVRAFLEKRKPNFTGQ is encoded by the coding sequence ATGGCCTACCAGTTCATCACCTGCACCCTCAGCGAAAGCGTGGCGACGATCACCCTCGATCGCCCCGATGTCCTGAACAGCTTCAACCGCGCCATGGCCCTGGAACTCCAGCTCACCCTCGGCGCGCTGGCCAAGGACCCCATGGTGCGGGCCATCCTGCTCACCGGCAACGGGCGCGCGTTCTGCGCCGGCCAGGATCTGGGCGAGGCGGTGCCCGCCGCCGGTCCGCTCCCCGACCTCGGCGACATCGTGCACGACGGATACAACCCGATCGTCCGCCTCATCCGCGCCATCGAGAAGCCCGTGATCTGCGCCGTGAACGGCGTGGCCGCCGGCGCCGGCGCCAACCTCGCCCTCGCCTGCGATATCCTCATCGCGGCCGAAGAGGCGTCGTTCATCCAGAGCTTCTCGAAGATCGGCCTCATCCCCGACACCGGGGGCACGTTCTTCCTGCCCCGGCTCGTCGGCTTCCATCGCGCCACCGCGATGATGATGCTGGGCGAGAAGGTCTCCGCCGCGCGCGCCAAGGAGCTGGGCATGGTGCACGACGTCGTGCCGCACTCCGTGCTGCACGACACCGCCCTCGGCCTCGCCCGGAATCTCGCCGCCCAGGCCACGCGCGGCTTCGGTCTCACCAAGCGCGCGCTCAACCGCTCGCTGGGAAACGACCTCGATTCGCAACTCGAATTCGAGGAGGAACTGCAGCGCGAGGCGGGCCGCACCAGAGACTACGAGGAAGGCGTGCGCGCCTTTCTCGAAAAGCGCAAACCAAACTTCACGGGGCAATGA